In Paraburkholderia sprentiae WSM5005, a genomic segment contains:
- a CDS encoding mechanosensitive ion channel domain-containing protein, protein MQKLLRICFFIFLLAGAASALAAAPQSAHTPSTSPASAAVTLTPQQARDALAVLNDPKRRAQVADTLQAIAAAGALSAPSASAPAAASAPAAASGAASLVPAAFKSNGLASQLAREGAHYAGHLATSLRGSIAALLDVASVRAWWNWQFTNPHARAVLFKVLWSLLAALIPALVFEWLARRLLRRVYRAIAARREAAALEDQNGGAPPPAPAVAGAPPAGHPPTSTPPLPAMSSVPPVLEAEAQAVATGPTAPYATPSEKGRAIEAEGKRNATHHWTLLQRLPRALLITLLRLVPIAVFVGAASALMSIFTDNGTPQDRALDSLIDVYVVCRCVVIVGAFFLQPSAPRLRLLRMGDAWAAFVLGWIVRIVSVVGAGVALAEVAQALGMNDAAHLALLKVVALVGHVMISILVLRCAKPVANRIQNRFSAHESLQMFGNALADAWAWVTVVIVMGLWFVWAFDVRNGYHALVNIGGMTLAILMGARLVSIVIFGALARIFHVQEEAARSLVHQHAYRYYPALRRVIGWIIGIVTALVLLQAWGVDVVDLFRSGTIGHRLASAFATIAVAAVIALVVWEVVNVSAERRLDNWTSSGDLVRAARLRTLMPMLRSALFCVIALVVVLTGLSQLGVNIGPLLAGASIFGVALGFGSQKLVQDFITGIFLLMENAMQVGDWVTLAGVSGTVEYLSIRTVRLRGSDGSLFTVPFSSVSTVNNTNRGIGNAAVRVNIVFGQDVERAIDTLKEIGASLRADDKFKDGILADFSFWGVDAVDGSAITLAGQMQCRDTSRWGVQREFNRRILERFSELGIEIANPQRHLLTWDPASKAKLDTAVPRARHGDHPDRDAGWDDHAPHKGDAPLDDQIPVDPSPAGGPGTPGNPGVTSPHA, encoded by the coding sequence ATGCAAAAACTTCTGCGCATCTGTTTTTTCATTTTTCTGCTCGCCGGCGCGGCGTCCGCCCTCGCCGCCGCACCGCAGTCGGCCCACACCCCATCCACCTCGCCCGCGTCCGCCGCCGTCACCCTGACGCCTCAGCAGGCCCGCGACGCGCTCGCCGTGCTGAACGACCCGAAACGTCGCGCGCAGGTCGCCGATACGCTGCAGGCGATCGCCGCGGCCGGCGCCTTGAGCGCGCCGTCCGCTTCCGCGCCGGCGGCGGCATCGGCGCCGGCCGCCGCAAGCGGCGCAGCGTCGCTGGTGCCGGCCGCGTTCAAATCCAATGGCCTCGCCTCGCAGCTCGCGCGCGAGGGCGCGCACTACGCGGGCCATCTCGCGACCTCGCTGCGCGGCTCGATCGCCGCACTGCTCGACGTCGCGTCCGTGCGCGCATGGTGGAATTGGCAGTTCACGAACCCGCACGCGCGCGCGGTGCTGTTCAAGGTCCTGTGGTCGCTGCTGGCCGCGCTGATTCCCGCGTTGGTGTTCGAATGGCTGGCGCGGCGGCTGCTGCGGCGCGTCTATCGGGCGATCGCGGCGCGCCGCGAAGCCGCCGCGCTGGAGGACCAAAACGGCGGCGCGCCGCCGCCCGCGCCCGCCGTCGCCGGGGCCCCGCCGGCCGGTCATCCGCCAACCAGCACGCCGCCGCTGCCCGCGATGTCGTCGGTGCCGCCAGTGCTGGAGGCGGAGGCGCAAGCCGTCGCGACCGGCCCGACCGCGCCGTACGCGACGCCATCCGAGAAAGGCCGCGCGATCGAGGCCGAAGGCAAGCGCAATGCGACGCACCACTGGACGCTGCTGCAACGTCTGCCGCGCGCGTTGCTGATCACCCTGCTACGGCTCGTACCCATCGCGGTGTTCGTCGGCGCGGCGAGCGCGCTGATGTCCATCTTCACCGACAACGGTACGCCGCAGGATCGCGCGCTCGATTCGCTGATCGACGTCTATGTGGTGTGCCGCTGCGTCGTGATCGTCGGCGCGTTCTTCCTGCAGCCGAGCGCACCGCGTCTGCGTCTGTTGCGCATGGGCGATGCGTGGGCCGCGTTCGTGCTCGGCTGGATCGTGCGGATCGTCAGCGTGGTCGGTGCCGGTGTCGCGCTCGCCGAAGTCGCGCAAGCGCTCGGTATGAACGACGCCGCGCATCTCGCACTGCTCAAGGTGGTCGCGCTTGTCGGTCACGTGATGATCTCGATCCTCGTATTGCGCTGCGCGAAGCCGGTCGCCAACCGAATTCAAAATCGCTTCTCCGCGCACGAGTCGTTGCAGATGTTCGGCAACGCGCTCGCGGACGCATGGGCCTGGGTGACCGTGGTCATCGTGATGGGCCTGTGGTTCGTGTGGGCTTTCGACGTCCGCAACGGCTATCACGCGCTCGTGAATATCGGCGGCATGACGCTTGCCATACTGATGGGCGCACGGCTCGTGTCGATCGTGATCTTCGGCGCGCTCGCGCGCATCTTCCATGTGCAGGAGGAAGCGGCACGCTCGCTCGTGCATCAACACGCCTACCGGTACTATCCGGCGCTGCGGCGCGTGATCGGCTGGATCATCGGCATCGTCACCGCGCTCGTGCTGTTGCAGGCGTGGGGCGTCGACGTGGTCGATCTGTTCCGCAGCGGCACGATCGGCCACCGGCTCGCATCGGCGTTCGCGACGATCGCCGTCGCCGCGGTCATCGCGCTAGTGGTGTGGGAGGTCGTCAACGTGTCGGCCGAACGTCGCCTCGACAACTGGACGAGCAGCGGCGATCTGGTGCGCGCCGCGCGCCTGCGCACTTTGATGCCGATGCTGCGCAGCGCGCTGTTCTGCGTCATCGCGCTCGTCGTCGTGCTGACCGGCCTGAGCCAACTCGGCGTCAACATCGGACCGCTGCTCGCGGGCGCGAGCATTTTCGGCGTCGCGCTGGGATTCGGGTCGCAGAAGCTCGTGCAGGACTTCATCACGGGTATCTTTCTGCTGATGGAAAACGCGATGCAGGTCGGCGACTGGGTCACGCTCGCGGGCGTGTCGGGCACCGTCGAATATCTGTCGATTCGCACCGTGCGGCTGCGCGGCAGCGACGGCTCGCTGTTTACGGTGCCATTCAGCTCGGTGTCGACCGTGAACAATACGAATCGCGGCATCGGCAATGCGGCGGTGCGCGTGAACATCGTGTTCGGCCAGGACGTCGAGCGCGCGATCGACACGCTGAAGGAAATCGGCGCATCGCTGCGCGCGGACGACAAGTTCAAGGACGGCATCCTGGCGGACTTCTCGTTCTGGGGCGTCGATGCCGTCGACGGTTCGGCGATCACGCTGGCCGGCCAGATGCAATGCCGCGATACGTCGCGCTGGGGTGTGCAACGCGAATTCAACCGACGCATCCTCGAGCGCTTCAGCGAACTCGGCATCGAGATCGCGAATCCGCAGCGTCATCTGCTCACGTGGGACCCGGCGAGCAAGGCCAAGCTCGATACAGCCGTGCCTCGCGCACGCCACGGTGACCATCCGGACCGCGACGCCGGGTGGGACGACCATGCGCCGCACAAGGGCGACGCGCCGCTCGACGATCAGATTCCGGTCGATCCGAGCCCAGCCGGCGGCCCCGGCACGCCCGGCAATCCAGGCGTGACCTCGCCGCACGCATGA
- a CDS encoding sigma-54-dependent transcriptional regulator, translated as MTTTCTPADIERTVLYVAHAPDQQLVAFLAASGWQAVHAKSTAVAERIIERGDIKVGLVQLPEECTSQQLSALALCMRRVETNWVAQIVPGQADNELVSRFILDYCFDFVTQPWLNERLVFALGHAHGLSSLRQPRVTPEPSLGRHGMVGQCEPMQQLYRRIDKCSATDAPVFIAGESGTGKELTARAIHDRSPRADRTFVAINCAAIPPSLLQAELFGHERGAFTGALQRKIGRIESAHEGTLFLDEIGDMPHECQSVLLRFLQEGTIERLGGNGPISVDVRVISATHVDLERAVEDGRFRSDLYHRLCVLRLVEPPLRERGGDIKLLANYALSMYKQDGARKLRGLSSDAIVAMSNYPWPGNVRELINCVRRAVVMSEGRFITASDLGLPEADTGPAVTLAEIRSKAEKDAIETALLRHGYKLSDAAAELGISRATLYRLMHANRLHQEPAGRSASGGSDAGGDAERQTPSVASAGI; from the coding sequence ATGACTACGACTTGCACGCCGGCCGACATAGAACGCACGGTTCTGTACGTGGCGCACGCGCCCGACCAGCAACTCGTCGCGTTTCTGGCCGCGTCGGGATGGCAAGCCGTGCACGCAAAAAGCACGGCGGTGGCCGAACGCATCATCGAACGCGGCGACATCAAGGTCGGTCTCGTTCAGCTGCCCGAAGAGTGCACGTCGCAGCAGCTGTCCGCGCTCGCGCTGTGCATGCGCCGCGTCGAAACCAACTGGGTCGCGCAAATCGTGCCGGGTCAGGCCGACAACGAGCTGGTCAGCCGTTTCATCCTCGATTACTGCTTCGACTTCGTGACGCAGCCGTGGCTCAACGAACGACTCGTGTTCGCGCTCGGCCACGCGCACGGATTGTCGAGCCTGCGTCAGCCGCGCGTCACGCCGGAGCCCTCGCTCGGCCGCCACGGCATGGTCGGGCAATGCGAGCCGATGCAGCAGCTCTACCGGCGCATCGACAAATGCAGCGCGACCGACGCGCCGGTGTTTATCGCGGGCGAGTCGGGCACCGGCAAGGAGCTGACCGCTCGTGCTATTCACGACCGTTCGCCGCGCGCAGACCGCACCTTCGTCGCGATCAATTGCGCGGCGATTCCACCCAGCCTATTGCAGGCCGAACTGTTCGGCCACGAGCGCGGCGCGTTTACCGGCGCGCTGCAACGCAAGATCGGCCGCATCGAGAGCGCGCATGAAGGCACGCTGTTTCTCGACGAAATCGGCGACATGCCGCACGAATGCCAGTCGGTGCTGCTGCGCTTCCTGCAGGAAGGCACGATCGAGCGGCTCGGCGGCAACGGTCCGATCAGCGTCGACGTGCGCGTGATCTCCGCGACCCACGTCGATCTGGAGCGCGCCGTCGAAGACGGACGCTTTCGCTCCGACCTCTATCACCGCCTATGCGTGCTGCGCCTCGTCGAGCCGCCACTGCGCGAGCGCGGCGGCGACATCAAACTGCTCGCCAATTACGCGCTCAGCATGTACAAGCAGGACGGCGCGCGCAAACTGCGCGGGCTGTCGAGCGACGCGATCGTCGCGATGTCGAACTATCCGTGGCCGGGCAACGTGCGCGAGCTGATCAACTGCGTGCGCCGCGCGGTCGTGATGAGCGAGGGCCGCTTCATCACCGCGAGCGACCTCGGCTTGCCGGAGGCCGACACCGGCCCCGCGGTCACGCTCGCGGAAATTCGCAGCAAAGCCGAAAAGGATGCGATCGAAACCGCGCTGCTGCGGCACGGCTACAAGCTTTCCGACGCGGCGGCCGAACTCGGCATTTCGCGCGCGACGCTGTATCGGCTGATGCACGCGAACCGGCTGCATCAGGAGCCGGCCGGACGCAGCGCGAGCGGTGGCTCCGATGCCGGCGGCGACGCCGAGCGGCAAACCCCGTCAGTGGCATCAGCCGGCATTTGA
- a CDS encoding AAA family ATPase: protein MIDIFLIAASIENAQRIVVRLEESGVPYRLHTAYGSARQLPMHARMVRGADLLIVDDADLNVRGLDGIEATLACAPTLHCMLVTPTPSTALIGAALHVGVRHVLSWPLDRQAVADALAQIGVRRREPERRGARVVALASSKGGSGTTLIAVNLACALAAQRERRVLLIDLSQQFADASLLMANRPPPMTLADLCARNEPFDAALFDACAMHVRPNLDLLAGAGDPLKAAELLPAQLDPMLTLVRERYDAVLIDIGASLTPLTIRALADSETICMVVRQNPLYLHGARRMLDIFRELEHPAGKVRVIVNQYDKNAQINLPMLERTLGAKVAHQLPRDDRRVNDALSRGVPLLTCAPDSGFAQGIVLLANMLWPAGGERRRNMLGRLLSTWPDLPPHLKPGV from the coding sequence ATGATCGACATCTTCCTGATTGCCGCGAGCATCGAAAACGCGCAGCGCATCGTCGTGCGGCTCGAAGAGAGCGGAGTGCCGTACCGTCTGCACACCGCGTACGGTTCGGCCCGGCAACTGCCGATGCACGCGCGCATGGTCCGCGGGGCCGACCTGCTGATCGTCGACGACGCCGATCTGAATGTCCGCGGACTCGACGGCATCGAGGCAACGCTCGCCTGCGCGCCGACGCTCCATTGCATGCTGGTGACGCCGACGCCGTCCACCGCGCTGATTGGCGCGGCGCTGCACGTCGGCGTGCGGCATGTGCTGTCGTGGCCGCTCGATCGTCAGGCCGTCGCCGACGCGCTCGCGCAGATCGGAGTGCGGCGCCGCGAGCCCGAGCGGCGCGGCGCGCGCGTGGTGGCCTTGGCGTCGAGCAAGGGCGGCAGCGGCACGACGCTGATTGCGGTCAACCTTGCGTGCGCGCTGGCCGCGCAGCGTGAGCGGCGCGTGCTGCTGATCGACCTCAGCCAGCAATTCGCCGACGCGAGCCTGCTGATGGCGAATCGCCCGCCGCCCATGACGCTCGCCGATCTGTGCGCGCGTAACGAGCCATTCGACGCGGCTCTGTTCGATGCGTGCGCGATGCATGTGCGCCCGAACCTCGATCTGCTCGCCGGCGCCGGCGATCCGTTGAAGGCCGCCGAGCTGCTGCCGGCGCAACTCGATCCGATGCTGACGCTGGTGCGCGAGCGCTACGACGCGGTGCTGATCGACATCGGCGCGAGCCTGACTCCGTTGACGATCCGCGCGCTCGCCGATAGCGAGACGATCTGCATGGTGGTGCGGCAGAACCCGCTGTACCTGCATGGCGCGCGCCGCATGCTCGATATCTTTCGCGAGCTGGAGCATCCCGCCGGCAAGGTGCGGGTCATCGTCAACCAGTACGACAAGAACGCGCAGATCAATCTGCCGATGCTCGAACGCACGCTCGGCGCGAAGGTCGCGCATCAACTGCCGCGCGACGACCGGCGCGTCAACGACGCGCTGAGCCGGGGCGTGCCGCTCCTCACGTGCGCGCCCGACAGCGGGTTCGCGCAAGGCATCGTCCTGCTCGCGAACATGCTGTGGCCGGCGGGTGGGGAGCGCCGCCGGAACATGCTCGGCCGGCTGCTGTCGACGTGGCCGGATCTGCCGCCGCATTTAAAGCCTGGGGTCTAG
- a CDS encoding nicotinate phosphoribosyltransferase has translation MQNAQGFSDLASILSNPILNTDSYKASHFLQYPPDASAMFSYIESRGGRYERTLFFGLQMLLKEYLSRPITGAMIEQARAFFSAHGEPFNEAGWRYVVQQYGGYLPVRIRAVPEGTIVPTHNVLVTVECDDPRVFWLASYLETMLMRVWYPITVATQSWHLRQTIRAYLLKSSDDLSQLPFKLHDFGARGVSSAESAAIGGAAHLVSFMGSDTVLGVIAANHYYHDSMAAFSVPAAEHSTITSWGREREVDAYRNMIARFGKPGGIVSVVSDSYDLFAALNAWGGELKQAVLDSGGTLVVRPDSGDPCTIVLHTLRSLEASFGSKTNSKGRRVLDHVRVIQGDGVNPDSIVAILAAMDEAGFAADNIVFGMGGALLQQINRDTQRFAMKCSAIRLGDTWHDVSKDPVTDHGKRSMKGRLTLLRHRRTGKYRTVTLPIVCDERTVAGEWDEALATVFDAGRLLVDASLAEIRGRAYADEV, from the coding sequence ATGCAAAACGCGCAGGGTTTCAGCGACCTTGCGTCGATCCTGTCCAATCCGATTCTGAACACGGATTCCTACAAGGCGTCGCACTTTCTGCAATATCCACCCGACGCGTCGGCGATGTTCTCGTACATCGAATCGCGCGGCGGACGTTACGAGCGCACGCTGTTCTTCGGCTTGCAGATGCTGCTGAAGGAATACCTGTCCCGCCCGATCACCGGCGCGATGATCGAGCAGGCCCGCGCCTTCTTCAGCGCGCACGGCGAGCCGTTCAACGAAGCGGGCTGGCGCTACGTCGTGCAGCAATACGGCGGCTATCTACCGGTGCGGATTCGCGCGGTACCCGAAGGCACGATCGTGCCGACGCACAACGTGCTCGTCACCGTGGAATGCGACGATCCCCGGGTGTTCTGGCTCGCCTCGTATCTGGAGACGATGCTGATGCGGGTGTGGTATCCGATCACGGTCGCGACGCAAAGCTGGCATCTGCGCCAGACGATCCGCGCGTATCTGCTGAAAAGCAGCGACGACCTCTCGCAGCTGCCGTTCAAGCTGCACGATTTCGGCGCGCGCGGCGTGTCGAGCGCGGAGTCGGCGGCAATCGGTGGCGCGGCGCATCTCGTCAGCTTCATGGGCTCCGATACGGTGCTCGGCGTGATCGCGGCCAACCACTATTACCACGACAGCATGGCCGCGTTCTCGGTGCCGGCGGCCGAGCACAGCACGATCACCTCGTGGGGCCGCGAGCGCGAAGTCGACGCGTATCGCAACATGATCGCGCGCTTCGGTAAGCCGGGCGGGATCGTTTCAGTGGTGTCCGATTCCTATGACCTGTTCGCCGCGCTGAACGCTTGGGGCGGCGAGCTGAAGCAGGCTGTGCTCGATTCCGGCGGCACGCTGGTGGTTCGACCGGACTCCGGCGATCCGTGCACGATCGTGCTCCATACGCTGCGCTCGCTGGAGGCGTCGTTTGGATCGAAGACGAACAGCAAGGGGCGGCGCGTGCTCGACCATGTGCGCGTGATTCAGGGCGACGGCGTGAATCCGGATTCGATCGTGGCGATTCTCGCCGCGATGGACGAGGCGGGCTTCGCCGCCGACAACATCGTGTTCGGCATGGGCGGCGCGCTGCTGCAGCAGATCAACCGCGATACGCAGCGCTTCGCGATGAAGTGCTCGGCGATCCGGCTGGGCGACACGTGGCACGATGTGTCGAAGGATCCGGTCACGGATCACGGCAAACGCTCGATGAAAGGCCGGCTCACGCTGCTGCGCCATCGCCGTACCGGCAAGTACCGGACGGTCACGTTGCCGATTGTGTGCGACGAGCGCACGGTGGCGGGCGAGTGGGACGAAGCGCTCGCGACGGTATTCGACGCGGGCCGCTTGCTGGTGGATGCGTCGCTGGCCGAGATTCGCGGCCGGGCTTATGCGGACGAGGTTTGA
- a CDS encoding nuclear transport factor 2 family protein, producing the protein MSHPNTELIERFYTAFQQRDAETMVACYADDVVFSDPAFGELVGDEVRDMWRMLVKHAQDFTLSFSDVEADDHSGRAQWVARYRFVQTGRDVVNRIDARFVFRDGLIVEHRDRFDLWLWMRQAMGVRGTLFGWSPFVQRMLRQQARRGLLHYRGQLKRD; encoded by the coding sequence ATGAGCCATCCCAACACCGAGCTGATCGAACGTTTTTACACCGCCTTCCAGCAACGCGACGCCGAGACCATGGTCGCGTGTTATGCCGACGACGTCGTCTTCAGCGACCCCGCCTTCGGCGAACTGGTCGGCGACGAAGTGCGCGACATGTGGCGCATGCTCGTCAAGCACGCGCAGGACTTTACGCTGAGCTTCAGCGACGTCGAGGCTGACGACCACAGCGGCCGCGCGCAGTGGGTGGCGCGCTACCGTTTCGTCCAGACGGGGCGCGACGTCGTGAACCGGATCGACGCGCGCTTCGTGTTCCGCGACGGGCTGATCGTCGAGCATCGCGACCGCTTCGATCTGTGGCTATGGATGCGGCAGGCGATGGGCGTGCGCGGCACGCTGTTTGGCTGGTCGCCGTTCGTGCAGCGGATGCTCAGGCAGCAGGCGCGCCGGGGTCTGCTGCACTATCGCGGGCAGTTGAAGCGCGACTAG
- a CDS encoding PAAR domain-containing protein encodes MSVRHDIRDGDSTTANGRVIATLGNDMIDGRAAAYEGDPVVCPTCNTTGKIVCVGERVPERGPDRRQSALSGDWCLCDCRPCPLLIPSQYRSSARA; translated from the coding sequence ATGAGTGTTCGCCACGACATTCGCGACGGCGATAGCACGACCGCCAATGGTCGGGTGATCGCCACGTTGGGGAATGACATGATCGACGGACGCGCTGCGGCGTATGAAGGCGATCCGGTTGTGTGCCCAACGTGCAATACCACGGGCAAAATCGTCTGCGTCGGTGAGCGCGTTCCCGAGCGGGGACCAGACCGTCGGCAGTCCGCGCTCAGCGGTGACTGGTGCTTATGCGACTGTCGTCCCTGCCCATTGCTGATTCCATCGCAATACCGTTCCAGCGCACGCGCGTAA
- a CDS encoding T6SS phospholipase effector Tle1-like catalytic domain-containing protein, whose protein sequence is MQDWVTDDPMHFLRSMKTATQLHAEEFMTCTTCEQHPWFSFFFDGTGNNRKIDEPKHKLSNIARLFIGHVDENEAPLINRFYYPGVGTPLNVSAPDWWEKIRDSEMLGGGVGLGSDVRLNKAEKEFVESLRYNHKVSRIDIAVFGFSRGAALARAFVNRLLNKCTMKDGVPHWPCPTAVDGESAPLHIRFLGLFDTVESVGLPAHNLSDLRMRVPEQVERCVHFIAGHELRACFPSTPVHGSDAPYEEIVLPGVHSDVGGGYFPDEQARSDHLARIALNRMRLEAAISGVPFTAPKLAAKDVFELFEYGEDVKALFDEYMRAVGADGTLERQIYAHMRLYYGWLKARFNENPCDIYKGVCSADPEINAQLQRIQQFHAQMNIDVDTMNWRTYLTKLWKTDRSEYQRTIEAAGGDQEMNKPLSEEQLAYWDAWLNPPTLSPGLIRFFDHYVHDSRAGFLRIDSSGYLRPRQIIEVPGARVPVSQSEASPVPVPRATAAPQLAFSGS, encoded by the coding sequence ATGCAGGACTGGGTAACCGACGATCCGATGCACTTCCTGCGGTCGATGAAGACCGCCACGCAGCTACACGCGGAAGAGTTCATGACGTGCACGACCTGTGAGCAGCATCCGTGGTTCAGCTTCTTTTTCGACGGCACGGGAAACAATCGCAAGATCGATGAACCGAAGCACAAACTCTCAAACATTGCGCGCCTGTTCATTGGGCACGTCGACGAGAACGAAGCGCCACTTATCAACCGCTTCTACTATCCTGGCGTTGGCACGCCGCTTAATGTTAGCGCGCCAGACTGGTGGGAAAAGATCCGCGACAGCGAGATGTTGGGAGGCGGAGTCGGACTGGGCAGCGATGTGCGCCTAAACAAGGCAGAAAAGGAATTCGTCGAAAGTCTGAGATACAACCACAAGGTCAGCCGCATCGACATCGCGGTGTTCGGCTTCTCGCGCGGCGCGGCGCTCGCACGGGCGTTCGTGAACCGGTTGCTGAACAAATGCACGATGAAGGACGGCGTGCCGCACTGGCCCTGCCCGACAGCCGTGGACGGCGAGTCCGCGCCGCTGCACATCCGCTTCCTGGGTCTGTTCGATACCGTCGAGTCGGTCGGCCTGCCCGCTCACAACCTCTCCGACCTGCGCATGCGCGTGCCCGAACAGGTCGAGCGATGCGTGCATTTCATCGCGGGTCACGAACTGCGTGCCTGCTTCCCGTCGACGCCCGTGCACGGCAGCGACGCACCCTACGAGGAGATCGTGCTGCCGGGTGTGCATTCGGATGTCGGCGGCGGCTACTTTCCGGACGAGCAGGCGCGCTCCGACCACCTCGCACGCATTGCCCTGAACCGCATGCGACTGGAGGCGGCGATCAGTGGCGTGCCGTTCACCGCGCCGAAGCTGGCCGCCAAAGATGTGTTCGAACTATTCGAGTACGGCGAGGACGTGAAGGCGCTGTTTGACGAATATATGCGCGCGGTGGGTGCGGACGGCACACTCGAACGGCAGATCTATGCGCACATGCGCCTCTATTACGGATGGCTGAAGGCCCGCTTTAATGAGAACCCGTGCGACATCTACAAAGGGGTGTGCTCGGCCGACCCGGAGATCAATGCACAGCTCCAGAGGATCCAGCAGTTTCACGCGCAGATGAACATCGACGTCGACACGATGAACTGGCGCACCTATCTGACGAAGCTGTGGAAGACGGATCGCAGCGAATACCAGCGCACGATTGAAGCCGCTGGCGGCGATCAGGAAATGAACAAACCGCTTTCTGAGGAGCAACTGGCCTACTGGGACGCGTGGCTGAACCCGCCGACGCTGTCGCCCGGCCTCATCCGTTTCTTCGACCATTACGTGCACGACTCGCGCGCCGGATTTCTCAGGATCGACAGCAGCGGGTATCTCAGGCCGCGCCAGATTATCGAGGTGCCAGGCGCTCGCGTCCCGGTATCTCAATCCGAGGCGTCGCCGGTACCCGTGCCGCGAGCGACGGCCGCGCCGCAGTTGGCGTTTTCCGGGTCGTGA
- a CDS encoding DUF3304 domain-containing protein, translating to MSLKPAESNAMQRDRTWCHDKWQISTYRNRENQSMRWLARIFLAMIFGTLGACAVGQTSNYVDASAWSANYTEDYIQDFWIQTASGKDTGVGGVQVSEFSRGGKGGRECCSLMPGVAQTIRVVWRVGGHQEDEAQWKTYSRDVVVKGGMPTKKDAFNILMVRFFPDHQIEVELVPDRGEAGGSASPRVDKLYYGERVMRHMGE from the coding sequence ATGTCACTCAAGCCCGCGGAGAGCAATGCAATGCAAAGAGACAGGACGTGGTGCCATGACAAGTGGCAGATCAGCACCTACAGAAACAGGGAGAACCAATCGATGAGATGGCTGGCACGCATCTTCCTCGCGATGATTTTCGGCACGCTCGGTGCCTGCGCCGTGGGTCAGACGAGCAATTATGTCGATGCGTCTGCTTGGAGCGCGAATTACACCGAGGACTACATCCAGGACTTCTGGATCCAGACGGCTTCCGGCAAGGACACCGGAGTCGGAGGAGTGCAGGTATCGGAATTCTCAAGGGGCGGAAAAGGGGGACGCGAGTGTTGTTCGCTGATGCCGGGTGTGGCACAGACCATCAGGGTAGTCTGGCGCGTCGGCGGACACCAGGAAGACGAAGCGCAGTGGAAGACGTACAGTCGTGACGTCGTGGTCAAGGGCGGTATGCCAACGAAGAAAGATGCGTTCAACATCCTGATGGTTAGATTTTTCCCTGACCATCAGATCGAAGTGGAGCTGGTCCCGGACCGGGGAGAGGCAGGCGGATCGGCTAGCCCGCGCGTCGACAAACTGTATTACGGCGAGCGCGTGATGCGCCACATGGGGGAATAA